In one window of Frigoriglobus tundricola DNA:
- the sigJ gene encoding RNA polymerase sigma factor SigJ encodes MNIDPAILLGLQPRMMSVAYRMLGSVADAEDAVQDAFVRLQTAQGVNSPEGFLIRTTTRLCIDRLRERRRKEYVGPWVPEPVETRAGTRDAVLSASLTQAFLMLLERLTPDERAAFLLRTVFDYEYTEIGGVLGKGDAAVRQLVSRARGRLELDDDRRFPVSIARADGLAERFVAACRTGDVKAVEAMLAEDAEAHSDGGGKVSAARVVIRGRDKVARFLTGVFRKRWFQEVGMTTVNGEPGLVFRSGGTVVSVLSVRIEGNVRAVYITVNPDKLGRWAAAEVE; translated from the coding sequence ATGAACATCGATCCTGCGATCCTCCTCGGGCTCCAGCCCCGGATGATGTCCGTCGCGTACCGGATGCTCGGGAGCGTTGCGGACGCGGAGGACGCGGTGCAGGACGCGTTCGTGCGTCTCCAGACCGCCCAGGGGGTCAACTCACCGGAGGGGTTCCTGATCCGCACGACGACCCGGCTGTGCATCGACCGGCTCCGTGAACGCCGGCGTAAAGAGTACGTCGGCCCGTGGGTGCCGGAGCCGGTGGAGACGCGGGCGGGTACGCGCGACGCTGTTCTGTCCGCGTCTCTGACCCAGGCGTTCCTGATGCTTCTGGAGCGACTGACCCCCGATGAGCGGGCGGCGTTCCTCCTCCGCACGGTGTTCGACTACGAGTACACCGAGATCGGTGGGGTACTGGGCAAGGGCGATGCGGCGGTTCGGCAACTGGTCAGCCGGGCGCGGGGCCGGCTGGAACTCGACGATGACCGCCGGTTTCCGGTATCCATCGCGCGGGCGGACGGGCTGGCGGAGCGGTTCGTGGCGGCGTGCCGGACGGGAGACGTAAAAGCGGTCGAGGCCATGCTCGCCGAGGACGCAGAGGCCCATTCGGATGGCGGCGGCAAGGTGTCGGCGGCCCGGGTGGTGATCCGCGGCCGGGACAAGGTGGCCCGGTTCCTGACCGGGGTGTTCCGCAAGCGGTGGTTCCAAGAAGTGGGCATGACGACGGTGAACGGCGAGCCGGGGTTAGTGTTCCGGTCCGGCGGCACAGTCGTGTCGGTGCTGTCCGTGCGGATCGAGGGCAACGTGCGGGCAGTGTACATCACAGTAAACCCGGACAAGCTCGGCCGCTGGGCGGCGGCTGAGGTCGAATAA
- a CDS encoding SDR family oxidoreductase — protein sequence MKIIVIGGSGLIGKKLVPLLRQQGHEAVPASPSTGVNALTGEGLAAALTGSDVVVDVSNSPSWDDAAVMEFFDKTTRNLLAAEEAAGVKYHVALSVVGADRMTGSGYMRAKVNQENLIKDGRVPYSIVRATQFFEFLGWIAGEKGDGDTVRLPSAPMQPLAADDVAAALADISIGAPLNATIELAGPEKMPIADFVGRFLAAKGDTRKVVADPKALYSGVMLDDRGIAPGADPRLATTKFTDWAARAGLTS from the coding sequence ATGAAGATCATCGTGATCGGCGGGAGCGGTCTCATCGGGAAGAAGCTGGTGCCGCTGCTCCGCCAGCAGGGCCATGAGGCGGTGCCAGCGTCCCCGTCCACCGGCGTGAATGCACTCACCGGCGAGGGACTGGCCGCGGCACTGACCGGTTCGGATGTGGTTGTGGACGTGTCGAACTCGCCGTCATGGGATGACGCGGCGGTGATGGAATTCTTCGACAAAACCACCCGGAACTTGTTGGCGGCAGAGGAAGCCGCCGGGGTCAAGTATCACGTCGCGCTGTCGGTGGTCGGGGCGGACCGCATGACGGGGAGCGGATATATGCGGGCCAAGGTAAACCAAGAGAACCTGATCAAGGACGGCAGGGTGCCGTACTCGATTGTCCGGGCCACACAGTTCTTCGAGTTCCTCGGCTGGATCGCGGGCGAAAAGGGCGACGGCGACACTGTTCGCCTCCCGTCGGCGCCGATGCAGCCACTGGCCGCCGACGACGTGGCCGCCGCGCTGGCGGACATTTCCATCGGAGCGCCGTTGAACGCGACCATCGAACTGGCCGGACCCGAGAAAATGCCCATCGCCGATTTCGTGGGGCGATTCCTCGCCGCGAAAGGGGACACGCGGAAGGTTGTCGCGGACCCAAAGGCCCTCTACTCCGGTGTGATGCTGGACGACCGGGGTATCGCACCCGGAGCCGATCCGCGACTCGCAACAACGAAGTTCACGGATTGGGCCGCACGCGCCGGCTTGACTAGCTAG
- a CDS encoding sigma-70 family RNA polymerase sigma factor gives MNRLRISPLPTAQLREALRSDLDALPDAELLGRFTRYADHPAFEVLLRRHGPMVLGVCRRMLAADADDAFQATFLVLIRKARELRGERLGAWLYGVAYRVALKARTRALRIANFRREVTDMMPDPNVPSGAPDWLPILDAELAAIPAKYRDPIVLCELQGASRTEAARTLGVPEGTLSSRLARGREMLRRRLLKHGTLLPAGGLAALFSANGVGRATVAAALIARTSELAKVATGAAPAGAMPVGAAQLTDEVLKSMFLTKLRTTGAVLTALALAVVGLAAAALPAGTPAVPAVARGIPQGLGLTTEAPVAPPRPAPKDLAGTAPVDDVKAVQGLWSVVRFDTTKALHEEAQYYGFKERQQLFIAGDVWWEICTLPDNGNIRPCIATLSPGKAPKWLDMRPLSDTPGRPIGMSDKRLYLFEPAAQKDQLTVISNFARHRPAEFNPRDEDTKLLSLVYQRQKLGPAAGVPALLGSWEQPVTRFKRPGCAVPILGTGGKSMTARVEVYDSLIFIGNLPHFTTDGSDWLGGSYTLDTTRNPPGIDITLFDPLPGNVKHLYGSYEVTRAGLQLVLGLSGKRGARPMDFIPTTEDYEPEQLYFDLKRAALRIGEKPETAPAPKAKRTDKPADGRSGDEGGTN, from the coding sequence ATGAATCGGCTTCGCATCAGTCCGCTACCCACCGCTCAGTTGCGTGAGGCGCTCCGCTCCGACCTCGACGCACTGCCGGACGCTGAACTGCTCGGCCGCTTCACCCGGTACGCCGACCACCCGGCCTTCGAGGTGCTCCTCCGCCGGCACGGCCCGATGGTTCTCGGCGTGTGCCGCCGGATGCTCGCCGCCGACGCCGACGATGCGTTCCAGGCCACCTTCCTCGTCCTCATCCGCAAGGCCCGAGAACTCCGGGGCGAGAGGCTGGGGGCGTGGCTCTACGGGGTCGCGTACCGGGTCGCGCTCAAGGCCCGCACGCGGGCTCTGCGCATCGCGAACTTCCGGAGGGAGGTAACGGACATGATGCCCGACCCGAACGTGCCCTCCGGCGCACCGGACTGGCTCCCGATTCTGGACGCGGAACTGGCCGCCATCCCCGCGAAGTACCGCGACCCAATAGTGCTCTGCGAACTGCAAGGCGCCTCGCGCACGGAGGCAGCGAGAACACTCGGCGTGCCCGAGGGCACGCTCTCCAGCCGACTGGCCCGCGGGCGCGAAATGCTGCGCCGGCGGCTGTTGAAGCACGGCACGCTGCTCCCGGCAGGTGGGCTCGCGGCGCTGTTCAGCGCGAACGGCGTCGGCCGGGCGACGGTCGCCGCGGCACTAATTGCACGGACTTCCGAGTTGGCGAAGGTGGCAACGGGCGCGGCACCCGCCGGGGCGATGCCGGTCGGCGCGGCCCAACTCACGGACGAGGTACTGAAAAGCATGTTCCTGACGAAACTGCGGACGACCGGCGCGGTGCTGACCGCACTCGCCCTGGCAGTGGTCGGCTTGGCCGCGGCCGCGCTTCCGGCAGGCACGCCCGCCGTCCCGGCAGTAGCGAGGGGTATTCCGCAAGGCCTCGGGCTCACGACGGAGGCACCTGTTGCGCCACCACGGCCGGCACCGAAGGACCTCGCCGGCACGGCTCCGGTCGATGACGTGAAGGCGGTCCAAGGGCTGTGGTCCGTCGTCCGATTCGATACGACGAAAGCGCTCCACGAAGAGGCTCAGTATTACGGCTTCAAGGAGAGGCAGCAACTGTTCATCGCGGGAGATGTCTGGTGGGAAATCTGCACGCTCCCGGACAATGGCAACATCCGGCCGTGCATCGCGACGCTGTCCCCCGGTAAGGCCCCGAAATGGCTCGACATGCGGCCGCTGAGCGACACCCCAGGGCGACCGATCGGGATGTCCGACAAACGCCTGTACCTTTTTGAACCGGCCGCACAGAAGGACCAACTCACGGTGATCTCGAATTTCGCGCGGCACCGTCCGGCCGAGTTCAACCCACGGGACGAGGACACGAAACTTCTTTCTCTGGTGTACCAGCGCCAGAAACTCGGCCCTGCGGCCGGTGTCCCCGCGCTGCTCGGCTCGTGGGAACAACCTGTAACTAGGTTCAAGCGCCCGGGTTGTGCGGTCCCTATCCTCGGGACCGGAGGGAAGTCGATGACCGCACGCGTGGAGGTGTACGATAGCCTCATTTTCATTGGTAACTTGCCGCACTTCACGACTGACGGCAGTGACTGGCTCGGCGGGTCCTATACGCTCGACACGACCCGCAACCCGCCCGGCATCGACATCACCTTGTTCGACCCGCTACCCGGCAACGTGAAGCATTTGTACGGCAGTTACGAGGTCACACGCGCCGGGTTGCAACTCGTGCTGGGTCTGAGCGGCAAACGGGGGGCGCGGCCGATGGACTTCATTCCCACGACAGAAGACTACGAGCCCGAACAACTGTACTTCGACCTGAAGCGAGCGGCGCTTCGCATCGGCGAGAAGCCCGAAACGGCTCCCGCGCCGAAAGCGAAGCGGACCGACAAGCCGGCGGATGGTCGCAGCGGGGACGAGGGGGGCACAAACTGA
- a CDS encoding redoxin family protein, producing the protein MIRSFFAVLAFCGFSVACAAETPAAVSLTALDGKPTTLATHGGKSVTVVVFTSFDCPVATSYLAPLDEFAKRHAEKGVRVVLVCPTDDKRDAVAKAAAGFKLVVPVLLDPKKELAGLLKAEITPEAFVLDTDGKVLYRGRIDDGYSARLKKNPTVTSHDLADAVTAVLAGKSVTAARTKAIGCPIDYDTTVRGGAVTFHKHVAPILNAQCVVCHRAGEVGPFSLTTYQQAKKWAADIKEYTANRTMPPWMPAAGVAMKGERKLTREEVATLAAWADGGAPEGDPKDAPKAPDFGDGWRHGKPDLILGAHDDFTLGPTGNDLFRCFVLPTGLTEDRWIVGYDVKPGNPRVVHHTLHFFDTSGQGRALEQKQQARDKSRLVDIGPGYTSAMGVGFVPAPSKAGEGPKFGGLGGWAPGQAPQFVPAGAGWLLPKGADFIIQTHYHRDGKFGTDRTQVGLYFAKGPVEQPWQTLIINGMKAWEKIPAGKSAYTARGGFYLHADAVLHNVLPHMHLLGKSVTVTMTPPGGKPVVLVDIPAWDYKWQETYWFAEPIRAKAGTRLDVTATFDNSAANANNPTKPPREVPYGEETTDEMLFAFFGATSTTKPSSPIKTYAFPPDGALATGPVAGKLTPVLEGLVGTWDTTIDFKLGGRTIKLTGNEVAETAFGGKYIRALAKNSADERGAIFLITFDPAANTYRNWMYDSLGTEIAWTGTHDAKTNEITWAADIADGIRGEMKWKFVASGGFTWDLVIGPRDKPMLEMSGDRSAKKK; encoded by the coding sequence ATGATCCGCTCATTCTTCGCCGTTCTCGCGTTCTGCGGTTTTTCGGTCGCGTGCGCGGCCGAAACGCCGGCGGCGGTTTCACTCACCGCGCTCGATGGCAAACCGACGACGCTCGCCACACACGGCGGGAAGTCCGTAACGGTGGTCGTGTTCACGTCGTTCGATTGCCCGGTGGCGACGTCGTACCTCGCCCCGCTCGATGAGTTCGCGAAGCGCCACGCCGAGAAGGGCGTCCGGGTGGTGCTGGTGTGCCCCACGGACGACAAGCGCGACGCGGTGGCGAAGGCCGCGGCCGGGTTCAAGCTCGTGGTGCCCGTGCTGCTCGATCCGAAGAAGGAACTCGCGGGCCTGCTCAAAGCCGAGATCACGCCGGAAGCGTTCGTTCTCGATACCGACGGCAAGGTGCTGTATCGCGGGCGGATCGACGACGGCTATTCCGCTCGCCTCAAGAAGAACCCGACCGTCACCTCCCATGATCTCGCCGACGCCGTGACGGCCGTACTCGCGGGCAAGTCCGTTACCGCGGCGCGGACCAAGGCCATCGGGTGCCCCATTGATTACGACACGACCGTGCGGGGCGGGGCGGTCACGTTTCACAAGCACGTGGCGCCGATCCTGAACGCGCAGTGCGTGGTGTGTCACCGTGCCGGGGAGGTCGGGCCGTTCAGCCTGACAACTTACCAACAAGCGAAGAAATGGGCCGCGGACATCAAGGAGTACACGGCCAACCGCACGATGCCGCCGTGGATGCCGGCCGCGGGCGTCGCCATGAAGGGCGAGCGGAAGTTGACCCGTGAAGAGGTCGCAACGCTCGCGGCGTGGGCCGACGGCGGCGCGCCCGAGGGCGACCCGAAGGACGCGCCGAAAGCACCCGACTTCGGTGACGGCTGGCGGCACGGCAAGCCCGACCTGATCCTCGGCGCGCACGACGACTTCACCCTCGGCCCGACCGGCAACGACCTGTTCCGCTGCTTCGTCCTCCCGACCGGCTTGACGGAGGACCGGTGGATCGTCGGGTACGATGTGAAGCCGGGCAACCCGCGGGTCGTCCACCACACGCTGCACTTCTTCGACACGTCGGGCCAGGGCCGCGCGCTGGAGCAGAAGCAGCAGGCCCGGGACAAGTCCCGGCTGGTGGACATCGGGCCGGGATACACGTCCGCAATGGGCGTGGGGTTCGTTCCGGCGCCGAGCAAGGCGGGCGAAGGGCCGAAGTTCGGCGGTCTGGGCGGCTGGGCACCGGGGCAGGCGCCACAGTTCGTGCCGGCGGGAGCCGGTTGGTTGCTACCGAAAGGCGCCGACTTCATCATCCAGACGCACTACCACCGCGACGGCAAGTTCGGCACCGACCGCACGCAGGTCGGGCTGTATTTCGCAAAAGGGCCGGTGGAGCAGCCGTGGCAGACGCTCATCATCAACGGCATGAAGGCGTGGGAGAAGATCCCCGCGGGTAAGAGCGCCTACACCGCCCGCGGCGGCTTCTACCTGCACGCCGACGCCGTTCTGCACAACGTGTTGCCGCACATGCACCTGCTCGGCAAGAGCGTGACGGTGACGATGACCCCACCGGGGGGCAAACCGGTGGTGCTGGTGGACATCCCGGCGTGGGACTACAAGTGGCAGGAGACGTACTGGTTCGCGGAACCGATCCGCGCGAAGGCCGGCACGCGGCTGGACGTGACCGCGACCTTCGACAACTCGGCCGCGAACGCGAACAACCCGACGAAGCCGCCGCGCGAGGTACCCTACGGCGAGGAGACGACGGACGAGATGCTGTTCGCGTTCTTCGGCGCGACGAGCACCACGAAGCCGTCGTCGCCGATCAAGACCTACGCGTTCCCGCCGGACGGCGCCCTCGCCACCGGTCCCGTCGCGGGCAAGCTGACGCCGGTACTGGAGGGCCTGGTCGGCACCTGGGACACGACGATCGACTTCAAACTGGGCGGTCGCACGATCAAGCTGACCGGGAACGAGGTCGCCGAAACCGCGTTCGGGGGGAAGTACATCCGCGCGCTGGCGAAGAACTCAGCAGACGAACGCGGCGCCATCTTCTTGATCACGTTCGACCCGGCCGCCAACACGTACCGGAACTGGATGTACGACTCGCTGGGCACGGAGATCGCCTGGACCGGCACGCACGACGCCAAGACGAACGAGATCACCTGGGCGGCCGACATCGCGGACGGCATTAGGGGCGAGATGAAGTGGAAGTTCGTCGCGTCCGGCGGGTTCACATGGGACCTGGTCATCGGCCCGCGGGACAAGCCGATGCTGGAAATGAGTGGCGACCGCTCCGCGAAGAAAAAGTGA
- a CDS encoding DUF1501 domain-containing protein, whose translation MLNRSRLFAPPDAAYRSRREFLSRAGGGLGMLALADLLRADEKPPHAEDPLAPKKPHFGGKAKAVIWLFMNGGPSHVDTWDHKPELEKRDGQELKGFDPNTGFFTGQVGPLMKSPFKWSKHGQCGKMVSEIFPHMAKHVDKMAFVHSLWSDSNNHSPALFKMNTGMGRMGYPCVGSWVTYGLGSASRDLPAFCVMYDTLGRGIPKGHALNWGAGFLPTVYQGTAFKPQGEPIDNLLRPADVTSERQRSQLDLLAKLNKTGTEKHPGEADWTARVESYELAYRMQMAAPDALDLAKETKETHKLYGLDNPKATHFAKQCLIARRLVERGVRFVQIYSGGMENDLSWDGHNDIAKNHGGFAQETDQPIAALLDDLQRRGLLDSTLVIWGGEFGRLPIVQKGNAGRDHNPHAITYWLAGGGVRAGTSYGASDEIGFKAAENRVSVNDFHATVLHLMGLDHKKLTYRYNGRDFRLTDVAGTVVKDVLA comes from the coding sequence ATGCTGAACCGTTCCCGCCTGTTCGCGCCGCCGGACGCCGCTTACCGCTCGCGCCGCGAGTTCCTCAGCCGCGCGGGCGGCGGGCTCGGGATGCTCGCCCTCGCCGACCTGCTGCGCGCGGACGAGAAGCCGCCGCACGCCGAGGACCCGCTCGCGCCCAAGAAGCCGCACTTCGGCGGGAAGGCCAAGGCCGTCATCTGGCTGTTCATGAACGGCGGCCCGAGCCACGTGGACACCTGGGACCACAAGCCGGAACTCGAGAAGCGCGACGGCCAGGAGTTGAAGGGCTTCGACCCGAACACCGGGTTCTTCACCGGGCAGGTCGGGCCGCTGATGAAGTCACCGTTCAAGTGGTCCAAGCACGGGCAGTGCGGGAAGATGGTCAGCGAGATCTTCCCGCACATGGCGAAACACGTGGACAAGATGGCGTTCGTCCACTCGCTCTGGAGCGACTCCAACAACCACTCCCCGGCCCTGTTCAAGATGAACACCGGCATGGGGCGGATGGGCTACCCGTGCGTCGGCTCCTGGGTCACCTACGGCCTCGGCAGCGCGAGCCGCGACCTGCCGGCGTTCTGCGTGATGTACGACACGCTCGGCCGCGGCATCCCGAAGGGGCACGCGCTCAACTGGGGCGCCGGGTTCCTCCCGACCGTGTACCAGGGCACCGCGTTCAAGCCGCAGGGCGAACCGATCGACAACCTCTTGCGGCCGGCGGACGTCACCTCGGAGCGCCAGCGGAGCCAGCTCGACCTGCTCGCGAAGCTGAACAAGACGGGCACGGAGAAGCACCCCGGCGAGGCCGACTGGACCGCCCGCGTGGAGTCGTACGAGCTGGCGTACCGGATGCAGATGGCGGCGCCGGACGCGCTCGATCTGGCAAAAGAAACGAAGGAGACGCACAAGCTCTACGGGCTCGACAACCCGAAGGCGACGCACTTCGCGAAGCAGTGCCTCATCGCCCGGCGGCTGGTCGAGCGCGGCGTGCGCTTCGTGCAGATCTACTCGGGCGGCATGGAAAACGACCTGTCCTGGGACGGGCACAACGACATCGCCAAGAACCACGGCGGGTTCGCGCAGGAAACCGACCAGCCGATCGCCGCGCTGCTCGACGACCTCCAGCGACGGGGCTTGCTCGACAGCACGCTGGTGATCTGGGGCGGCGAGTTCGGCCGCCTGCCCATCGTGCAGAAGGGGAACGCCGGCCGGGACCACAACCCGCACGCGATCACCTACTGGCTGGCCGGCGGCGGGGTGAGGGCCGGCACGAGCTACGGCGCGTCCGACGAGATCGGCTTCAAGGCGGCGGAGAACCGCGTGAGCGTCAACGACTTCCACGCGACCGTGCTGCACCTGATGGGCCTGGACCACAAGAAGCTAACGTACCGCTACAACGGCCGCGACTTCCGGTTGACGGACGTCGCGGGCACCGTGGTGAAGGACGTTCTGGCGTGA
- a CDS encoding RpnC/YadD family protein has protein sequence MDELASEFDTAWKEALEWFFEPFLAFFFPNVYGTIDWNRSYEFMDKELQQVVPEAATGRGTVDKLVKVWTAAGHETWVLVHIEVQSQHDPAFAERMYTYNHRLRDRYGRMPVSLAVLGDESRSWRPDTHREGQWGCEVRFTFPTVKLVDYTGRDAVLEADTNPFAAVTLAHLKAQETKSDPVTRYDWKMRLVKGLYDRGFDRVRVVRLFRLIDWVIKLPKVQRRLFSQEIEAFERERQMPLLSPTEQMWQEDGIAIGMARGIYAGIEVALDIRFGAEGLALVPQIRHITDPVVLEQLLRASKSVSDLGAFRAMLPPQPQA, from the coding sequence GTGGACGAACTGGCGAGCGAGTTCGACACCGCATGGAAGGAGGCACTGGAGTGGTTCTTCGAACCGTTCCTCGCGTTCTTCTTCCCGAACGTGTACGGAACCATCGACTGGAATCGCAGCTACGAGTTCATGGACAAGGAACTTCAACAGGTCGTGCCAGAAGCTGCTACAGGTCGCGGGACGGTGGACAAACTGGTGAAGGTGTGGACGGCGGCGGGACACGAGACGTGGGTTCTGGTTCACATCGAAGTGCAGAGCCAGCACGACCCGGCGTTTGCCGAACGGATGTATACGTACAACCATCGCCTGCGTGACAGGTACGGCCGGATGCCGGTGAGCCTCGCGGTGCTGGGCGACGAGAGCCGGAGTTGGCGCCCGGACACGCACCGCGAAGGGCAATGGGGCTGCGAAGTGCGGTTCACCTTCCCGACCGTGAAGCTGGTAGACTATACGGGTCGGGACGCGGTATTAGAAGCGGACACGAATCCCTTCGCGGCCGTTACCCTCGCCCATCTCAAGGCACAAGAAACGAAAAGTGACCCGGTTACCCGATACGACTGGAAGATGCGGTTGGTGAAGGGGCTTTACGACCGCGGGTTCGATCGGGTCCGGGTGGTCCGCTTGTTCCGCCTGATCGACTGGGTCATCAAGCTCCCGAAGGTGCAGCGCCGGCTGTTTTCACAGGAAATCGAGGCTTTTGAGCGGGAGAGGCAGATGCCGTTACTTTCACCGACCGAACAGATGTGGCAGGAAGACGGGATCGCAATCGGGATGGCCCGAGGCATCTACGCGGGGATCGAAGTGGCGCTCGACATCCGCTTCGGCGCCGAGGGCCTTGCCCTCGTGCCGCAGATTCGGCACATCACTGATCCGGTCGTTCTGGAGCAACTGCTCCGTGCGAGTAAGTCCGTGTCCGACCTCGGCGCGTTCCGCGCCATGCTCCCGCCACAGCCGCAAGCCTGA